In one Corallococcus sp. EGB genomic region, the following are encoded:
- a CDS encoding ATP-binding protein yields MTPLIAPTRAGLSDPAPLLRWLEADPVSLDIGSIDPIEMWGLVAIAAQARRDGEGPLRVRLESQSGSCQFARAVGFEGVIEVPGRVSTPPSERGRTVKLARIQRQAPTEPASDEISRLLVPEPALEDTRRTLYYVLNELLRNVVQHSHDPLGGIVGAQLNRGGRNSAQPMVQVAVADAGIGIPASLQGRHKALTDPKEALARSLWPHVSSAFDEGETGSSQNAGMGLFFIAEMTKLVGGRLVVATRGSVLNLEGDANFEDPHGRMTLDASVGYPGTLVTFEMPAEAEQDYDGMIETIRQRAKERTPRRAIHKWLSFEAPPVGTFKFIVRHTQVEDAGRAQAFAEEQLLPRLLKREALVLDFAGVATCTQSYVHALLYEALRLAWARKTPIYILNAQPAVRSTLELLENYALGG; encoded by the coding sequence ATGACGCCGCTGATCGCACCAACGCGGGCCGGGCTGAGCGACCCGGCGCCTCTGCTCCGCTGGTTGGAAGCCGATCCCGTCAGCCTGGATATCGGTTCAATTGATCCAATCGAGATGTGGGGGCTGGTCGCCATCGCGGCCCAGGCACGTCGTGATGGCGAAGGGCCCCTGCGAGTCAGGCTTGAGTCGCAATCGGGTTCCTGTCAATTCGCCCGGGCCGTGGGATTCGAGGGGGTCATCGAAGTTCCCGGACGCGTCTCAACCCCACCCTCCGAGCGCGGCAGGACGGTCAAACTCGCGCGCATCCAGCGCCAGGCCCCCACGGAACCTGCGTCGGATGAAATCTCGCGTCTCCTGGTTCCCGAGCCTGCCTTGGAGGACACCCGTCGGACCCTCTACTACGTCCTGAATGAGTTGCTGCGGAACGTCGTTCAGCACAGCCACGATCCGCTGGGGGGCATCGTGGGCGCCCAGCTCAACCGCGGAGGACGGAACTCGGCGCAACCCATGGTCCAGGTCGCCGTCGCTGACGCGGGCATCGGTATTCCAGCCAGCCTTCAAGGGCGGCACAAGGCTCTGACGGACCCCAAGGAGGCGCTGGCACGTTCGCTCTGGCCTCATGTCTCCAGTGCATTCGACGAGGGAGAGACGGGCAGCAGCCAGAACGCGGGCATGGGCCTGTTCTTCATCGCGGAGATGACGAAGCTCGTCGGTGGCCGGTTGGTGGTCGCGACTCGGGGCTCCGTGCTGAACCTGGAGGGCGACGCGAACTTCGAGGACCCCCACGGCCGGATGACGCTGGATGCGAGCGTGGGCTACCCCGGAACCCTGGTGACCTTCGAGATGCCCGCCGAAGCCGAGCAGGACTATGACGGGATGATTGAAACCATCCGTCAGCGGGCCAAGGAGCGGACGCCGCGACGGGCCATCCACAAGTGGCTCTCTTTCGAGGCTCCGCCCGTTGGCACCTTCAAGTTCATCGTCAGGCACACCCAGGTCGAGGACGCGGGGCGTGCACAGGCGTTCGCGGAGGAACAGCTCCTCCCTCGCCTCTTGAAACGGGAAGCCCTCGTGCTCGACTTCGCAGGAGTCGCGACGTGCACCCAGAGCTACGTGCACGCCCTGCTGTACGAGGCATTGCGGCTGGCCTGGGCGCGCAAGACGCCCATCTACATCCTCAACGCGCAGCCCGCCGTCCGCAGCACGCTGGAACTCCTGGAGAACTACGCCCTCGGGGGGTAA
- the grxC gene encoding glutaredoxin 3 — MKPVKIYTTTYCGFCVRAKDLLKRKGVAYEEVDVTGDDDARAKLVEMSNGQRTVPQIFIGDTHVGGYSDMAALDREGKLDPMLNA; from the coding sequence ATGAAGCCGGTGAAGATCTACACGACGACCTACTGTGGCTTTTGCGTGCGGGCGAAGGACCTGCTCAAGCGCAAGGGCGTGGCCTACGAAGAGGTGGACGTCACCGGAGACGACGACGCCCGCGCGAAGCTGGTGGAGATGAGCAACGGTCAGCGCACCGTGCCGCAGATCTTCATCGGCGACACGCACGTGGGCGGCTACTCCGACATGGCCGCGCTCGACCGCGAGGGCAAGCTCGACCCCATGCTCAACGCATAG
- the smc gene encoding chromosome segregation protein SMC, translating to MRIKRLDITGFKSFMERSVFSFDEGVTGVVGPNGCGKSNVVDAIRWVMGEQSAKNLRGRGMEDVIFNGSENKPPLSMAEVSLTFLVDDTDTLAPQYQGFSEITVTRRLFRNGDSEYLINKTVCRLLDITELFLGTGVGTKAYSIIEQGRVGLIVSSKPEDRRHLLEEAAGVTKYKARRKAAERKLEATEANLLRVNDITGELEKRLDTLSRQAKKAEKYRKLKARMREIDLHSASHRSLELMAEKRVLQSRLENLGGEEREGLDKVKELEEAITRRRAELDAEGAALQQSASEVHALESALQREAQELAYGRRDFEETGARVESAQAELDALLARQAEVVQTMTAREAELSGIAGSYKEDEVAMQVALEEQRRVSVLQTEISLRLEQERAGLVAVATRLANHESNLVNLARQRADLEARRAKLAGELEALRVQEQELDAVRTQAARHVEDTRHLASELAERRGHEEEALTRTREAFTENEVQVIALREELSDKRSRLSSLEDIQKNYDGFDRGVRAVMVRAAEAAREQGIFGLVADVLTVTSSRYERAVEAALGERLQHVIVDSREKGVELVEYLKGHAEGRGTFLPVPSGEQARAYVEPDLSRPGVLAHALKEVSCEPALEPVLKLLLGDVVIVQDLAAAREYAEGTPTAVTLVTLDGEVFRADGSITGGEREGAAVGALQKKREIAELAAEVARVEERYNEILTRHYTLQKQMGQAEAVLKGLGKEQHAEEVNLASQEKDLHKASEDLARVRERLRSLEAEVGQLSQSHTALANEEESSRGEVAHGQADREAREERVRQYASELEGLRQRADAASADLMGLRVKVAAGSERGESARKELESLVAQRRDMEARVTRLQNTVAEGRAKVDTLQGRLAELESTREQRAAEHRAAAEALEARRTAHTTATAEVRDQDTAFRELRGRLDELMQGLSQITLREKEIGLELEHLAAGIRERYQLELSAELHNYHLLAPLSPEVESELKDLRAQVEKMGEINLTAIDEHAELSKRFEFLSAQRQDLTASISQLKEAIVRIDATSRERFKQTFDVVNDKFQAIFPRLFGGGRASLVLTQEGPNGEPGVEIVAQPPGKKLQSVNLLSGGEKALTAVALIFGIFLIKPTPFCLLDEVDAPLDEGNVGRYNDMVKEMSNQSQFILITHNKRTMEIADTLYGVTMEEPGISKLVSVKMREASAHNDDKVPAAS from the coding sequence ATGCGAATCAAGCGCCTGGACATCACCGGCTTCAAGTCGTTCATGGAGCGGAGCGTCTTCTCCTTCGACGAGGGCGTCACCGGCGTCGTCGGCCCCAACGGGTGTGGCAAATCCAACGTCGTGGACGCCATCCGCTGGGTGATGGGCGAGCAGAGCGCGAAGAACCTGCGCGGCCGCGGCATGGAAGACGTCATCTTCAACGGCTCGGAGAACAAGCCGCCCCTGTCCATGGCGGAGGTGTCGCTCACCTTCCTCGTGGATGACACGGACACGCTCGCGCCCCAGTACCAGGGCTTCAGCGAGATCACCGTGACGCGCCGCCTCTTCCGCAACGGCGACTCCGAGTACCTCATCAACAAGACCGTCTGCCGCCTGCTGGACATCACCGAGCTCTTCCTCGGCACGGGCGTGGGCACCAAGGCCTACTCCATCATCGAGCAGGGCCGCGTGGGCCTCATCGTCTCCAGCAAGCCGGAGGACCGCCGGCACCTGCTGGAAGAGGCCGCGGGCGTCACCAAGTACAAGGCCCGCCGCAAGGCCGCCGAGCGCAAGCTGGAGGCCACCGAGGCCAACCTCCTGCGCGTCAACGACATCACCGGCGAGCTGGAGAAGCGGCTCGACACGCTGTCGCGCCAGGCGAAGAAGGCGGAGAAGTACCGCAAGCTCAAGGCGCGCATGCGGGAGATCGACCTGCACTCCGCCAGCCACCGCTCGCTGGAGCTGATGGCGGAGAAGCGCGTGCTCCAGTCGCGCCTGGAGAACCTGGGCGGCGAGGAGCGCGAGGGCCTGGACAAGGTGAAGGAGCTGGAGGAGGCCATCACCCGGCGCCGCGCGGAGCTGGACGCGGAAGGGGCGGCCCTCCAGCAGTCCGCCAGCGAGGTGCACGCGCTGGAGAGCGCCCTGCAGCGCGAGGCGCAGGAGCTGGCGTACGGCCGGCGCGACTTCGAGGAGACCGGCGCGCGCGTGGAGTCCGCGCAGGCGGAGCTGGACGCGCTGCTCGCGCGGCAGGCCGAGGTGGTGCAGACCATGACGGCCCGCGAGGCGGAGCTGTCGGGCATCGCCGGCTCGTACAAGGAAGACGAAGTGGCCATGCAGGTGGCCCTGGAGGAGCAGCGCCGCGTCTCCGTGCTGCAGACCGAAATCTCCCTGCGCCTGGAGCAGGAGCGGGCGGGGCTGGTCGCCGTGGCCACGCGCCTGGCGAACCACGAGAGCAACCTGGTCAACCTCGCGCGCCAGCGCGCGGACCTGGAGGCCCGCCGCGCGAAGCTCGCCGGTGAGCTGGAGGCCCTGCGCGTCCAGGAGCAGGAGCTGGACGCCGTGCGCACCCAGGCGGCCAGGCACGTGGAGGACACGCGCCACCTGGCCTCCGAGCTGGCCGAGCGCCGGGGCCACGAGGAGGAGGCCCTCACCCGCACGCGCGAGGCCTTCACGGAGAACGAGGTCCAGGTCATCGCGCTGCGCGAGGAGCTGAGCGACAAGCGCAGCCGCCTGTCGTCCCTGGAGGACATCCAGAAGAACTACGACGGCTTCGACCGGGGCGTGCGCGCCGTCATGGTGCGCGCCGCGGAGGCCGCCCGCGAGCAGGGCATCTTCGGCCTGGTGGCGGATGTCCTCACGGTCACCTCCTCGCGCTACGAGCGCGCGGTGGAGGCGGCCCTGGGCGAGCGGCTCCAGCACGTCATCGTGGACAGCCGCGAGAAGGGCGTGGAGCTGGTGGAGTACCTGAAGGGCCACGCCGAAGGGCGCGGCACCTTCCTGCCGGTGCCCTCCGGCGAGCAGGCCCGCGCCTACGTGGAGCCGGACCTCTCGCGCCCGGGCGTCCTGGCGCACGCGCTCAAGGAGGTGTCCTGTGAGCCCGCGCTGGAGCCGGTGCTCAAGCTGCTCCTGGGCGACGTGGTCATCGTCCAGGACCTGGCCGCCGCGCGCGAGTACGCGGAAGGCACCCCCACGGCGGTCACGCTCGTCACGCTGGACGGCGAGGTGTTCCGCGCGGACGGCTCCATCACCGGCGGCGAGCGCGAGGGCGCGGCGGTGGGCGCGCTCCAGAAGAAGCGCGAAATCGCCGAGCTGGCGGCGGAGGTCGCCCGGGTGGAGGAGCGCTACAACGAAATCCTGACCCGGCACTACACGCTCCAGAAGCAGATGGGGCAGGCGGAGGCCGTCCTCAAGGGCCTGGGCAAGGAGCAGCACGCGGAGGAGGTCAACCTGGCCAGCCAGGAGAAGGACCTCCACAAGGCGAGCGAGGACCTGGCCCGGGTGCGCGAGCGGCTGCGCTCGCTGGAGGCCGAGGTGGGGCAGCTGTCGCAGAGCCACACCGCGCTCGCCAACGAAGAGGAGTCCAGCCGCGGCGAGGTGGCCCACGGCCAGGCGGACCGCGAGGCGCGCGAGGAGCGCGTGCGCCAGTACGCCAGTGAGCTGGAGGGGCTGCGCCAGCGCGCGGACGCGGCGTCCGCGGACCTGATGGGCCTGCGCGTGAAGGTGGCCGCCGGCAGCGAGCGCGGCGAGTCCGCCCGCAAGGAGCTGGAGAGCCTGGTGGCCCAGCGCCGCGACATGGAGGCGCGCGTCACCCGCCTGCAGAACACCGTGGCGGAAGGCCGCGCCAAGGTGGACACGCTGCAGGGCCGGCTCGCGGAGCTGGAGTCCACCCGCGAGCAGCGGGCGGCGGAGCACCGCGCTGCCGCGGAGGCCCTGGAGGCCCGCCGCACCGCTCACACCACCGCCACGGCGGAGGTGCGCGACCAGGACACCGCCTTCCGCGAGCTGCGCGGACGCCTGGACGAGCTCATGCAGGGCCTGTCGCAAATCACCCTGCGCGAGAAGGAGATTGGCCTGGAGCTGGAGCACCTGGCCGCCGGCATCCGCGAGCGCTACCAGCTGGAGCTGTCCGCGGAGCTGCACAACTACCACCTGCTGGCGCCCCTCTCGCCGGAGGTGGAGAGCGAGCTCAAGGACCTGCGCGCGCAGGTGGAGAAGATGGGGGAGATCAACCTCACCGCCATCGACGAGCACGCGGAGCTGTCCAAGCGCTTCGAGTTCCTCTCCGCCCAGCGTCAGGACCTCACGGCGTCCATCAGCCAGCTGAAGGAAGCCATCGTCCGCATCGACGCGACGAGCCGCGAGCGCTTCAAGCAGACCTTCGACGTGGTGAACGACAAGTTCCAGGCCATCTTCCCGCGCCTCTTCGGCGGTGGCCGCGCCAGCCTCGTGCTGACGCAGGAGGGCCCCAACGGCGAGCCGGGCGTGGAGATTGTCGCCCAGCCCCCGGGCAAGAAGCTCCAGAGCGTCAACCTGCTCTCCGGTGGCGAGAAGGCCCTCACCGCCGTGGCGCTCATCTTCGGCATCTTCCTCATCAAGCCCACGCCCTTCTGCCTCCTGGACGAGGTCGACGCCCCGTTGGATGAGGGCAACGTGGGCCGCTACAACGACATGGTGAAGGAGATGAGCAACCAGTCGCAGTTCATCCTCATCACCCACAACAAGCGCACCATGGAGATCGCCGACACGCTCTACGGCGTCACCATGGAGGAGCCCGGCATCTCCAAGCTCGTCAGCGTGAAGATGCGCGAGGCCTCCGCGCACAACGACGACAAGGTCCCCGCCGCGTCGTAA
- a CDS encoding sigma 54-interacting transcriptional regulator, with product MIDRPDVTETVHAEREGQATRVPLHEWTVEVVSGPDKGKKVTTRDSLVRVGSDAAGDLVLSDPTVSRRHLEVERLPQGLLLRDTGSRNGTFLDGRRVLQAFVSSGDKVELGKTKLAVKVAAHATEVEVAGAESFGQLVGSSEKMRWVFTELRRIAREDMNLLLEGETGTGKELAARAVHQHSLRRHGAFKVVDCNLISEEKAERELFGGLRAGENEDKGARGIFEAARGGTLFLDEVGELPLSVQGKLLRVLETREVPSLDGQPVAVDVRVIASTHRNLEEDVRQGRFRADLYFRLAVARVRLPPLRTRRDDIPTLSQALSRGMKAALELTPQTLALFEGYDWPGNVRELRNVLERGALMQETGNTSWLDFLAHAPKRTEGAEPATNVAAIVTGMPYHEAKDRVLADFERLYFAEVMREVSFDMKAAEQRTGLSMQSLYRLLKKNGLRLKDLKNAEGLEK from the coding sequence ATGATTGACAGACCGGATGTCACCGAAACCGTCCACGCGGAGCGCGAAGGCCAGGCCACTCGCGTTCCCCTTCATGAGTGGACTGTGGAAGTGGTGTCCGGTCCGGACAAGGGCAAGAAGGTCACGACGCGGGACTCGCTGGTGCGCGTGGGCTCGGACGCCGCGGGTGACCTGGTGCTGAGCGACCCGACGGTGAGCCGCCGCCACCTGGAGGTGGAGCGGCTGCCGCAGGGCCTGCTGCTGCGCGACACCGGCAGCCGCAACGGCACGTTCCTGGACGGGCGCCGCGTGCTGCAGGCCTTCGTCTCCAGCGGCGACAAGGTGGAGCTGGGCAAGACGAAGCTCGCGGTGAAGGTGGCCGCCCACGCGACGGAGGTGGAGGTCGCGGGCGCGGAGTCCTTCGGGCAACTCGTGGGCAGCTCGGAGAAGATGCGCTGGGTCTTCACGGAATTGCGCCGCATCGCGCGCGAGGACATGAACCTGCTCCTCGAGGGTGAGACGGGCACGGGCAAGGAGCTGGCCGCGCGCGCCGTGCACCAGCACTCGCTGCGCCGCCACGGCGCCTTCAAGGTCGTGGACTGCAACCTCATCTCCGAGGAGAAGGCGGAGCGCGAGCTGTTTGGCGGGCTGCGCGCCGGGGAGAACGAGGACAAGGGCGCGCGCGGCATCTTCGAGGCGGCGCGCGGCGGAACCCTCTTCCTGGACGAGGTGGGCGAGCTGCCCCTGTCCGTGCAGGGCAAGCTCCTGCGGGTGCTGGAGACGCGCGAGGTGCCGTCGCTGGACGGGCAGCCGGTGGCGGTGGACGTGCGCGTCATCGCCTCCACGCACCGCAACCTGGAGGAGGATGTGCGCCAGGGCCGCTTCCGCGCGGACCTCTACTTCCGGCTCGCGGTGGCGCGCGTGCGGCTGCCGCCCCTGCGCACCCGCCGCGACGACATCCCCACGCTGTCGCAGGCCCTGTCGCGCGGCATGAAGGCCGCGCTGGAGCTGACGCCGCAGACGCTGGCCCTCTTCGAGGGCTACGACTGGCCGGGCAACGTGCGCGAGCTGCGCAACGTGCTGGAGCGCGGCGCCCTGATGCAGGAGACGGGCAACACCAGCTGGCTGGACTTCCTGGCGCACGCGCCCAAGCGCACGGAGGGGGCGGAGCCCGCCACCAACGTGGCCGCCATCGTCACCGGCATGCCGTACCACGAAGCGAAGGACCGGGTGCTCGCGGACTTCGAGCGTCTGTACTTCGCGGAGGTGATGCGCGAAGTGTCCTTCGACATGAAGGCCGCGGAGCAGCGCACCGGCCTGTCCATGCAGAGCCTCTACCGCCTGTTGAAGAAGAACGGGCTCCGCCTCAAGGACCTCAAGAACGCCGAGGGCCTGGAGAAGTGA
- a CDS encoding CapA family protein: MRHAALLLLLSLAACHPRPGMPPVPPPGLEPTAATQPLPPEPTAAGSDTGHPAVQPAPPAPVRPVTLVVGGDVTVGYHYEEYFDDQVAKGKTREDMFAYGLREVRPIVDSSDLFVVNLECPYTASTEKLPKNFNFRARPELVNVLTAGRVGVVSLANNHMMDYGAQGLLDTLAALEAARIPHFGAGRNMAEARRPAILTVGGLRVAFLGYFFLGTRNIEPREVYATDTTPGVAGHFSDVDEMERMLREDIAAAKAQADLVLPFFHWGIEGNTTPEPYQVRLAHTAIDAGAAGVLGSHPHVLQSMELYRGRPVLYSLGNFVFGGNWNPRDKRSVLWRARFDSTGYVSSDVLPLRTDRYPEFPVQPVPVTGAEADGVLLMLRTASQGTPGLERMLPALETGEAGGAGSPPPPSSSVRGGQ; encoded by the coding sequence ATGCGCCACGCCGCCCTGCTGCTCCTGCTGTCGCTCGCCGCCTGTCACCCCCGCCCCGGGATGCCCCCGGTCCCTCCTCCGGGCCTGGAGCCCACGGCCGCCACGCAGCCCCTGCCGCCCGAGCCCACGGCCGCCGGGTCCGATACCGGACATCCCGCTGTCCAACCGGCCCCTCCAGCCCCTGTCCGCCCGGTGACGCTGGTGGTGGGGGGCGACGTGACGGTGGGCTACCACTACGAGGAGTACTTCGATGATCAGGTCGCCAAGGGGAAGACGCGCGAGGACATGTTCGCGTACGGCCTGCGCGAGGTGCGGCCCATCGTGGACTCCAGCGACCTGTTCGTCGTGAACCTGGAGTGCCCGTACACGGCCAGCACGGAGAAGCTGCCCAAGAACTTCAACTTCCGCGCGCGGCCGGAGCTGGTGAACGTGCTCACCGCGGGCCGGGTGGGCGTGGTGAGCCTGGCCAACAACCACATGATGGACTACGGCGCGCAGGGGCTCCTGGACACCCTCGCGGCCCTGGAGGCCGCGCGCATCCCCCACTTCGGCGCGGGCAGGAACATGGCGGAGGCGCGCCGCCCGGCCATCCTCACCGTGGGGGGCCTGCGCGTCGCGTTCCTGGGCTACTTCTTCCTGGGCACGCGCAACATCGAACCCCGGGAGGTCTACGCCACGGACACCACGCCGGGCGTGGCCGGGCACTTCTCCGACGTGGACGAGATGGAGCGGATGCTGCGCGAGGACATCGCGGCGGCCAAGGCCCAGGCGGACCTCGTCCTGCCCTTCTTCCACTGGGGCATCGAGGGCAACACCACCCCGGAGCCGTACCAGGTGCGCCTGGCGCACACGGCCATCGACGCGGGGGCGGCGGGGGTGCTCGGCAGCCACCCGCACGTGCTCCAGTCCATGGAGCTGTACCGGGGACGGCCGGTGCTCTACTCGCTGGGCAACTTCGTGTTCGGCGGGAACTGGAACCCCCGGGACAAGCGCAGCGTCCTGTGGCGGGCGCGCTTCGACTCCACGGGTTATGTGTCCAGTGACGTGCTGCCCCTCAGGACCGACCGCTACCCCGAGTTCCCCGTCCAGCCGGTGCCCGTGACGGGTGCCGAGGCTGATGGGGTGCTGCTGATGCTGCGCACCGCGTCACAGGGGACGCCGGGGCTGGAGCGGATGCTCCCAGCGCTTGAAACAGGGGAAGCAGGGGGAGCAGGGAGCCCACCGCCCCCCTCCTCCAGCGTGCGAGGGGGGCAGTAG
- a CDS encoding hemolysin family protein — protein MEWVFLGLALLLVVANGFFVATEFAIVKIRATRLQSLVDEGTPGAATALKMVGELDAYLSATQFGITLASLGLGWLGEPAFEHLLHPVVARVLPDALAERYGSTAAGIIGFSIITFLHIVMGELAPKSVAIQRAEQTTLAVALPMRAFYFLFYPAIRLLNWLAGLVLKAFGLHSASESHEATNEDELRVILHSSAEAGAITTARAELLERALEMAQKTARQVMVPRNQVRYLDVEEALDKNVIDARASGHTWLPVCRGNLDEVEGVVNVKDLFFLLSRGELRSLSQVQRPVLFIPENATLEQLLAEFRRRRRQIAMVVDEHGGTSGLVTIADVVAEVVGDVAELGRRVEEVRALPGGRFELPGTAQLDDLEAQLDVTFDLDDEEKGEVTTIAGYLMTKLGRVPEKGDSFKLDMWRILVEEVDGPRVVRVTVEPQSRPTALPKDGGGRAAEPPASSGETG, from the coding sequence ATGGAATGGGTTTTCCTGGGGCTGGCGCTGCTGCTGGTCGTCGCGAACGGCTTCTTCGTGGCGACGGAGTTCGCCATCGTGAAGATCCGCGCCACGCGCCTGCAATCCCTGGTGGACGAGGGCACGCCGGGCGCGGCGACGGCGCTGAAGATGGTGGGCGAGTTGGACGCCTATCTCTCCGCCACGCAGTTCGGCATCACGCTCGCGTCGCTGGGCCTGGGCTGGCTGGGCGAGCCCGCCTTCGAACACCTCCTGCACCCGGTGGTGGCGAGGGTGCTGCCGGATGCGCTGGCGGAGCGGTACGGCTCCACGGCCGCGGGCATCATCGGCTTCAGCATCATCACGTTCCTGCACATCGTGATGGGGGAGCTGGCGCCCAAGAGCGTGGCCATCCAGCGCGCGGAGCAGACGACGCTCGCGGTGGCGCTGCCCATGCGCGCGTTCTACTTCCTCTTCTACCCGGCCATCCGGCTGCTCAACTGGCTGGCGGGGCTGGTGCTGAAGGCCTTCGGTCTGCACTCGGCCAGCGAGTCGCACGAGGCCACCAACGAGGACGAGCTGCGCGTCATCCTGCACAGCTCCGCGGAGGCGGGCGCCATCACCACGGCGCGGGCGGAGCTGCTGGAGCGCGCGCTGGAGATGGCGCAGAAGACGGCGCGGCAGGTGATGGTGCCGCGCAACCAGGTGCGCTACCTGGACGTGGAGGAGGCGCTGGACAAGAACGTCATCGACGCGCGCGCGTCCGGGCACACGTGGCTGCCGGTGTGCCGGGGCAACCTCGACGAGGTCGAGGGCGTGGTGAACGTGAAGGACCTGTTCTTCCTCCTGTCGCGCGGGGAATTGCGCAGCCTGTCGCAGGTGCAGCGCCCGGTGCTCTTCATCCCGGAGAACGCGACGCTGGAGCAGCTGCTGGCGGAGTTCCGCCGCCGGCGCCGGCAGATCGCCATGGTGGTGGACGAGCACGGCGGCACGTCCGGGCTCGTGACCATCGCGGACGTGGTGGCGGAGGTGGTGGGCGACGTGGCGGAGCTGGGCCGGCGCGTCGAGGAGGTGCGGGCGCTGCCCGGAGGCCGCTTCGAGCTGCCCGGCACCGCGCAGTTGGACGACCTGGAGGCCCAGCTGGACGTGACCTTCGACCTGGATGACGAGGAGAAGGGCGAGGTCACCACCATCGCCGGCTACCTGATGACGAAGCTGGGCCGGGTGCCGGAGAAGGGCGACAGCTTCAAGCTCGACATGTGGCGCATCCTCGTGGAGGAGGTGGACGGTCCCCGCGTGGTGCGCGTCACGGTGGAGCCGCAGTCGCGCCCCACGGCGCTGCCCAAGGACGGCGGCGGCCGGGCCGCGGAGCCGCCCGCGTCCTCCGGCGAGACAGGATAG
- a CDS encoding lipopolysaccharide assembly protein LapB: MAREKDNIALSDEHNTRGIELADRGWLEEAIKEFRKAIDLDPTSAHAHDNLATVYAEKKQFREALGEYLTALKLEPESATAHYNLACFLSTHASEMAVEEYKEAIELDPEYPDAHLNLGLTYADQGRVEEAMRELHAAIELDPQDAFPRHELAALMMDEGDYRSSITQLKEVVRLEPDNFEAQLDLGICYAQKGFYAEAERAYERARALNPEDLLLNYNLAALYALWGRPKDAVQYLQKSLAADRQKVLGWLSADPMFDVLKGDPDFEALF; this comes from the coding sequence ATGGCCCGGGAAAAGGACAACATCGCTCTGTCCGACGAGCACAACACCCGCGGCATCGAGCTGGCGGACCGGGGCTGGCTGGAGGAGGCCATCAAGGAGTTCAGGAAGGCCATCGACCTGGACCCCACGTCGGCGCACGCGCACGACAACCTGGCCACGGTCTATGCGGAGAAGAAGCAGTTCCGCGAGGCGCTGGGCGAGTACCTCACCGCGCTCAAGCTGGAGCCGGAGAGCGCCACCGCGCACTACAACCTGGCCTGCTTCCTCTCCACCCACGCCAGCGAGATGGCCGTGGAGGAGTACAAGGAAGCCATCGAGCTGGACCCGGAGTACCCGGACGCCCACCTGAACCTGGGGCTCACCTACGCGGACCAGGGGCGGGTGGAGGAGGCGATGCGCGAACTGCACGCCGCCATCGAGCTGGACCCCCAGGACGCCTTCCCCCGGCACGAGCTGGCGGCGCTGATGATGGACGAGGGGGACTACCGCTCGTCCATCACCCAGCTGAAGGAAGTGGTGCGGCTGGAGCCGGACAACTTCGAGGCGCAGCTGGACCTGGGCATCTGCTACGCGCAGAAGGGCTTCTACGCGGAAGCGGAGCGCGCCTACGAGCGCGCGCGGGCGCTCAACCCGGAAGACCTGCTGCTCAACTACAACCTGGCGGCGCTGTACGCGCTGTGGGGCCGTCCGAAGGACGCCGTGCAGTACCTGCAGAAGTCGCTGGCGGCGGACCGGCAGAAGGTCCTGGGGTGGCTGTCCGCGGACCCCATGTTCGACGTGCTCAAGGGCGATCCGGACTTCGAAGCCCTCTTCTGA